One part of the Candidatus Kouleothrix ribensis genome encodes these proteins:
- the secE gene encoding preprotein translocase subunit SecE → MAVVKSDKDKDQNENALIRTLREVRSEMKKVVWPTRDEIVRLTIVVIVLSAVISVVLFTADSLFQLMILSLQNAVQ, encoded by the coding sequence ATGGCGGTCGTAAAGTCGGATAAAGATAAAGACCAGAATGAAAACGCGCTGATCCGCACGCTGCGCGAAGTTCGCTCCGAAATGAAAAAAGTGGTCTGGCCGACACGAGACGAGATTGTGCGGCTGACGATTGTTGTAATTGTGCTTTCAGCGGTGATTAGCGTTGTGTTGTTCACTGCCGATTCATTGTTCCAACTGATGATCCTTAGTCTTCAAAATGCGGTGCAATAA
- a CDS encoding peptide ABC transporter substrate-binding protein: MRSFVPTYQIIRRAGLVIVLSMLLSACAIEGGVPNNAAAPTAVPLGQATSGAATATAAPNNAWTIGLLDQPRSLLPYQASSGAARVAAPITELLFPSPALAYNYGYTTTGVLERIPSLENGDAEIRKFAVYLDAAGSITTTVTEVITQVDQLVVTFHWNPQLRWSDGQPVTADDSLFAYEAARAAPISTDISDRLAQIASYERIDDHTTRATLRPDVASPTYYLSYWAPLPRHLLKGTPPDQIFSGEFARKPIGYGPYALERQSDRELTLVRNQHYAGTPPPAERVTFTFLPSADLLRAGVLNGNLDLAATDRPSPELLATLARDRAQGSLQASYLPSPNWEHVDFNLDVPELQDARIRHAIALGTNRQAMAEALFGGQVPVLHSWVLPGQAEAAPPDQIARYDYNPDEARNLLDQAGFTVAEGSPIRASADGITLTFALLTTEGTPIRQQIAQQFQRDMLAIGIDIQVQALPLEQFIGPDGPLFQRQFDIALFGWTASPDPGGLLLWSCAAIPSPDNNFTGDNFTGWCKRDANRAIREAVTSLDFAQRKAAYLRQQQLWADDLPVLPLFQRLGVVLAAPGISGVQPDGLAPVTWNIGAWKRAAPV, encoded by the coding sequence ATGAGATCGTTCGTTCCGACCTATCAGATCATTCGCCGGGCAGGCCTGGTCATCGTTCTGAGCATGCTGCTCTCGGCCTGCGCGATTGAGGGCGGGGTGCCCAATAATGCTGCAGCGCCAACCGCAGTGCCGCTGGGCCAGGCCACCAGCGGCGCTGCCACGGCTACCGCTGCACCAAACAATGCCTGGACGATCGGGCTGCTAGATCAGCCACGCTCGCTGCTGCCGTACCAGGCCTCTAGCGGCGCTGCACGGGTCGCCGCGCCGATCACCGAGCTGCTCTTTCCATCACCGGCGCTGGCGTACAACTACGGCTACACTACCACCGGTGTGCTCGAGCGCATCCCGTCGTTAGAAAACGGCGATGCCGAGATTCGCAAATTCGCTGTGTACCTCGATGCAGCCGGTAGCATTACCACTACCGTGACTGAGGTGATCACGCAGGTCGACCAGCTTGTCGTCACGTTTCACTGGAACCCGCAGCTGCGCTGGTCGGATGGCCAGCCGGTTACGGCCGACGACTCGCTGTTTGCCTACGAGGCGGCACGGGCGGCCCCCATCAGCACCGATATCAGCGACCGGCTGGCCCAGATCGCCAGCTACGAGCGCATCGACGACCACACCACCCGTGCGACGCTGCGCCCCGACGTGGCCAGCCCAACCTACTATTTGAGCTACTGGGCGCCGCTGCCGCGCCACTTGCTCAAGGGCACGCCGCCCGATCAGATCTTCAGCGGCGAGTTTGCGCGCAAGCCGATCGGCTATGGGCCATATGCGCTCGAGCGCCAGAGCGACCGCGAGCTGACACTGGTGCGCAATCAGCACTACGCCGGCACGCCGCCGCCGGCCGAGCGAGTCACCTTTACGTTTCTGCCAAGCGCCGATCTGCTGCGCGCCGGTGTGCTGAACGGCAACCTTGATCTGGCCGCAACCGACCGGCCGTCGCCCGAGTTGCTGGCGACGCTCGCGCGTGATCGCGCCCAGGGCAGCCTGCAAGCCAGCTACCTGCCCAGCCCGAACTGGGAGCATGTCGACTTCAACCTCGATGTGCCCGAGCTACAAGACGCGCGCATCCGGCACGCCATTGCGCTCGGCACCAACCGCCAGGCCATGGCCGAGGCACTGTTCGGCGGGCAGGTGCCGGTGCTGCACAGCTGGGTGCTGCCGGGGCAGGCCGAGGCCGCGCCGCCCGATCAGATCGCGCGCTACGACTACAACCCCGACGAGGCGCGCAACCTGCTCGACCAGGCCGGCTTTACCGTGGCCGAAGGCAGCCCGATCCGCGCCTCGGCCGATGGCATTACGCTGACGTTTGCGCTGCTGACGACCGAGGGCACGCCGATCCGCCAGCAGATCGCCCAGCAGTTTCAGCGCGATATGCTGGCGATTGGTATCGATATTCAGGTGCAGGCGCTGCCGCTCGAGCAATTTATTGGGCCGGATGGGCCGCTGTTCCAGCGCCAGTTCGATATCGCCCTGTTCGGCTGGACGGCCAGCCCCGATCCGGGCGGGCTGCTGCTGTGGAGTTGCGCGGCCATCCCCAGCCCCGACAATAACTTCACCGGCGATAATTTCACCGGATGGTGCAAGCGCGATGCGAATCGCGCCATCCGCGAGGCCGTGACCTCGCTCGATTTCGCGCAGCGCAAGGCCGCCTACCTGCGCCAGCAACAGCTGTGGGCCGACGATCTGCCGGTGCTGCCGCTGTTCCAGCGCCTGGGTGTCGTGCTGGCCGCGCCCGGCATTAGCGGCGTGCAGCCCGATGGGCTTGCGCCTGTTACGTGGAATATCGGCGCCTGGAAACGCGCGGCGCCAGTGTAA
- a CDS encoding 50S ribosomal protein L1 — protein sequence MARDHGKQYVAALKQVDRAKLYSPVEAVQLVKATSYTKFDATVEVHLRLGIDPRHADQNIRTTVALPHGTGKSVRVLVFAQGDAAQAAKDAGADFVGADDLIGRIDKENFFDFDIAIATPDMMGKVGRVGRKLGPRGLMPNPKSGTIVQPEDLPRTIREVRGGRVEFRNDRTGLLHVAVGKVSFSEQQIQDNIAALMEAVRAAKPATTKGVFVKSVTFTSTMGPGIRVDPAAAQALAISSESA from the coding sequence ATGGCCCGTGATCATGGCAAGCAGTACGTCGCGGCGCTCAAGCAGGTCGACCGCGCCAAGCTGTACAGCCCGGTTGAGGCAGTCCAGCTGGTTAAGGCAACATCGTACACTAAATTCGATGCTACTGTCGAGGTGCATTTGCGGTTGGGGATCGACCCGCGCCATGCCGACCAGAATATCCGCACCACTGTCGCGCTTCCGCACGGTACCGGCAAGAGCGTGCGTGTGCTGGTGTTCGCCCAGGGCGACGCCGCTCAGGCCGCCAAAGATGCTGGCGCGGATTTTGTGGGTGCCGACGACCTGATCGGCCGGATCGACAAAGAGAATTTCTTCGATTTCGATATCGCAATTGCCACCCCCGACATGATGGGTAAGGTCGGGCGCGTCGGCCGTAAGCTCGGCCCGCGTGGCCTGATGCCGAACCCGAAGAGCGGTACGATTGTGCAGCCCGAGGATCTGCCGCGCACCATCCGCGAGGTACGCGGCGGCCGTGTGGAGTTCCGAAACGATCGCACCGGCTTGCTGCATGTGGCGGTGGGCAAGGTCAGTTTCAGCGAGCAGCAGATCCAGGATAACATCGCAGCGCTGATGGAGGCGGTCAGAGCGGCCAAGCCGGCCACAACCAAGGGCGTGTTTGTCAAGAGCGTCACGTTTACTAGCACCATGGGGCCGGGCATCCGGGTTGACCCGGCGGCGGCCCAGGCGTTGGCGATAAGTAGCGAAAGCGCCTAG
- a CDS encoding acetyl ornithine aminotransferase family protein, giving the protein MNSVVLSRSEEACVTAPSDLTAPPTIAELPGPKARAMIKRDTRVYAPCAGRVYPFVIERGEGAYVWDVDGNRYLDLNAGIAVVSAGHSHPRIVRAVQEQAAKFIHMAGTDFYSEPMVKFGEKLIGLMPQQYEWQLFPCNSGTEAVEASIKLARYVTGRQGIIAFLGAFHGRSYGSLSLTASKPVQRRGYYPLVPGTFHAFYANPYRPPLDVDPARVSEVCLNYIEQTLFHTIAPPRDVAAIIVEPIQGEGGYIVPAPGFLKGLRQICDQYGILLIADEVQSGVGRTGTIWAFEHEGIVPDIVASAKGLGSGMPIGAMVARKVLTERWEPGSHGNTYGGNALACAAGYEVLSLVEEQLAANAAKVGAYFMHKLNELATRYEQIGDVRGRGLMIGLDFVKDRATREPARKLAHDVMEQAYQHGLLLLTCGASTIRFCPPLVLTEAQVDEGLALLEESLVAALQQ; this is encoded by the coding sequence ATGAACAGTGTTGTTCTGTCGCGCAGCGAGGAGGCATGTGTGACAGCACCATCTGACCTGACGGCACCACCGACAATCGCTGAGCTCCCCGGCCCCAAGGCGCGGGCGATGATCAAGCGTGATACACGGGTATACGCCCCGTGCGCCGGCAGGGTATACCCCTTTGTGATCGAGCGCGGCGAGGGCGCATATGTGTGGGATGTCGACGGCAACCGCTACCTGGATCTGAACGCCGGGATCGCGGTAGTGTCGGCCGGGCACTCGCACCCGCGGATTGTGCGCGCCGTGCAAGAGCAGGCCGCCAAGTTCATCCACATGGCCGGCACCGATTTCTATAGCGAGCCAATGGTCAAGTTCGGCGAGAAGCTGATCGGGCTGATGCCGCAGCAGTACGAGTGGCAGCTATTCCCCTGCAACTCAGGCACCGAAGCGGTCGAGGCCTCGATCAAGCTGGCGCGCTATGTTACAGGCCGGCAGGGCATTATCGCGTTTCTGGGCGCGTTCCACGGCCGCTCGTACGGCTCGCTCTCGCTCACGGCCTCGAAGCCGGTGCAGCGGCGCGGCTACTACCCGCTGGTGCCAGGCACATTCCATGCCTTCTACGCCAACCCCTACCGCCCACCGCTCGATGTCGATCCGGCGCGCGTCAGCGAGGTGTGCCTGAACTATATCGAGCAGACGCTGTTCCACACGATCGCGCCGCCGCGCGACGTGGCCGCGATCATTGTCGAGCCGATCCAGGGTGAAGGCGGCTATATTGTGCCTGCGCCGGGCTTCCTGAAAGGGTTACGCCAGATCTGCGACCAGTATGGCATCTTGCTGATCGCCGACGAGGTGCAGAGCGGTGTGGGCCGCACCGGCACAATCTGGGCATTCGAGCACGAAGGCATTGTGCCCGATATCGTGGCTTCGGCCAAGGGCCTGGGCAGCGGCATGCCGATCGGCGCGATGGTGGCGCGCAAGGTTCTGACAGAGCGCTGGGAGCCGGGATCGCATGGTAATACCTACGGCGGCAACGCACTGGCCTGCGCCGCCGGCTACGAGGTGCTCTCATTGGTCGAAGAGCAGCTCGCCGCCAATGCGGCCAAGGTCGGCGCATACTTCATGCACAAGCTGAACGAGCTGGCCACGCGCTATGAGCAGATCGGTGATGTACGCGGCCGCGGCCTGATGATCGGCCTCGATTTCGTGAAAGACCGTGCGACCCGCGAGCCGGCGCGCAAGCTGGCCCACGATGTGATGGAGCAGGCCTACCAGCACGGGCTGCTGCTGCTGACATGCGGCGCCTCGACGATTCGCTTCTGCCCGCCGCTGGTGCTCACCGAAGCGCAGGTCGACGAGGGGCTGGCGCTGCTCGAAGAGTCGCTGGTGGCCGCGCTACAGCAGTAG
- a CDS encoding VanZ family protein: protein MPKSLPARLLPLIEQPVARWLAAIGWTALIFFFSAQSKLPSPDDPWVDFLFKKSAHFTVYGILAVLYWRVLPPSVPRARLAWLLATLYAISDEYHQSFVANRHPAVRDVIIDACGAATALLLWRWLRRNRP, encoded by the coding sequence ATGCCTAAATCATTACCTGCGCGCCTGCTGCCGCTGATCGAACAGCCGGTGGCGCGCTGGCTGGCCGCGATCGGCTGGACAGCGCTGATCTTCTTCTTCTCGGCACAATCGAAACTGCCATCGCCCGACGACCCGTGGGTCGATTTTCTGTTCAAGAAATCGGCGCACTTCACGGTCTACGGCATACTGGCGGTGCTATACTGGCGCGTACTACCGCCAAGCGTGCCGCGTGCCCGGCTGGCATGGCTGCTGGCCACACTGTACGCGATCAGCGACGAATACCATCAATCGTTTGTGGCCAACCGCCACCCGGCCGTGCGCGACGTGATCATCGACGCGTGCGGCGCCGCTACCGCGCTGCTGCTGTGGCGCTGGCTGCGGCGTAACCGCCCGTAG
- a CDS encoding M20/M25/M40 family metallo-hydrolase: MDQALESYLEASSGAAQALLEQLCRQPSIAAQGVGIDAMAGMVEGLLREAGFSTRRLLAEGAPPAIYGELKGRSPYTLLLYNHYDVQPAEPLELWHSPAFEPTVREGKLFARGASDNKGEIAARLAAIRALRATYGELPITLRWIIEGEEEIGSPHFAAIAEPYAGLLAADGCLWEGSGFSAGGQPELVLGTKGLLYVQLDLACLGGDAHSGYAPILPSAAWRLVQALATLRAPSGRVLIPGFYEVVRAPTPAQLAALADQPDTTEQLRETYGVGQFVDQLSGLALRERQSFGPTCNIAGLSSGYTGEGSKTVLPARAMAKIDFRLVPDQTPEAILAALRAHLDAAGYEDITITTFGACAAVVTPIDDPFVRRIAAIAEHYNGQKPVITPIIGGTLPLLGALEHFVGVPGLCAPGNPVYWANGMHAPNEHIRLADLEQAVRFNCHMFQALGTA, from the coding sequence ATGGATCAAGCGCTCGAGAGCTACCTCGAGGCGAGCAGCGGCGCGGCCCAGGCACTACTCGAGCAGCTGTGCCGCCAGCCAAGCATCGCCGCGCAGGGCGTTGGCATCGACGCAATGGCCGGTATGGTCGAAGGGCTGCTGCGCGAAGCCGGCTTCAGCACCCGCCGGCTGCTCGCCGAAGGTGCGCCGCCCGCGATCTATGGCGAGCTGAAGGGCCGCAGCCCCTACACCCTGCTGCTGTACAATCACTACGATGTGCAGCCGGCCGAGCCGCTCGAGCTGTGGCACTCGCCGGCATTCGAGCCAACCGTACGCGAAGGCAAGCTATTCGCGCGCGGTGCCTCCGACAACAAAGGCGAGATTGCAGCGCGGCTGGCGGCGATCCGTGCGCTGCGCGCCACCTACGGCGAGCTACCGATCACTCTGCGCTGGATCATCGAAGGTGAGGAGGAGATTGGCAGCCCGCACTTCGCAGCCATCGCCGAGCCATACGCCGGGCTGCTCGCTGCCGACGGCTGCCTGTGGGAAGGGTCGGGCTTCAGCGCCGGTGGCCAGCCCGAGCTTGTGCTTGGCACAAAAGGGCTGCTGTATGTGCAGCTCGATCTGGCCTGCCTCGGCGGCGACGCACACTCGGGTTATGCCCCCATCCTGCCTAGCGCTGCCTGGCGGCTAGTGCAGGCGCTGGCCACGCTGCGCGCGCCTTCAGGGCGCGTGCTAATCCCTGGCTTCTACGAAGTGGTGCGCGCACCTACGCCAGCCCAGCTGGCCGCACTGGCCGACCAGCCCGACACAACCGAGCAGCTGCGCGAAACCTACGGTGTTGGCCAGTTCGTCGACCAGCTATCGGGGCTGGCCTTGCGCGAGCGCCAGTCGTTCGGCCCCACCTGCAATATTGCCGGCCTGAGCAGCGGCTACACTGGCGAGGGTTCGAAGACGGTGCTGCCGGCGCGAGCCATGGCCAAGATCGACTTCCGCCTGGTGCCCGATCAGACCCCCGAGGCCATTCTGGCGGCACTGCGTGCGCACCTCGACGCTGCCGGCTACGAGGATATTACGATCACCACATTCGGCGCCTGTGCCGCAGTCGTCACGCCGATCGACGACCCGTTCGTTCGGCGCATCGCAGCCATCGCCGAGCACTACAATGGGCAGAAACCGGTGATCACGCCGATCATCGGCGGTACGCTGCCGTTGCTTGGCGCGCTCGAGCATTTCGTCGGTGTGCCGGGCCTGTGTGCGCCCGGCAACCCGGTGTATTGGGCCAACGGTATGCATGCGCCAAACGAGCATATTCGCCTGGCCGACCTCGAGCAGGCTGTGCGGTTCAACTGCCACATGTTTCAGGCCCTGGGAACCGCATGA
- the dprA gene encoding DNA-protecting protein DprA, with the protein MDNTRFYLGFNLVNGIGPARLDRLIDFCGSIEAAWRARPADVLAAGLDARSAHALRLAQRTVDLDTELERAAQAGIQLLTREHAAYPAVLAQIPAPPPLLYVRGRLAAVDAWSVAVVGTRSPTSYGKEAARRLAGDLAGAGVTVISGLAIGIDTLAHTAALEAGGRTIAVLACGADLVYPERNRALAEQICQAGAIISEFPLGAKPTPQMFPVRNRLISGLALGTLVIEAGISSGALITVDYALEQGRDVFAVPGSIFSKVSQGTNQLLRNGATIATSAQDMLEALNLNAATAQQEIQLAFPDDPAEAALLDLVSYEPQHIDELRRASGLAVADVSAMLAMMELKGLVRQAGALQYVRVRELRAEYLAATQP; encoded by the coding sequence ATGGACAACACGCGCTTCTACCTTGGCTTTAATCTGGTGAACGGCATTGGCCCGGCACGGCTCGACCGGCTGATCGACTTCTGTGGCTCGATCGAAGCCGCCTGGCGCGCCCGGCCAGCCGATGTACTGGCAGCCGGACTCGACGCCCGCAGCGCGCACGCGCTGCGCCTAGCCCAGCGCACAGTCGACCTGGACACCGAGCTCGAGCGCGCCGCGCAGGCTGGCATCCAGCTGCTCACCCGCGAGCACGCCGCCTACCCGGCTGTGCTTGCGCAGATCCCCGCGCCGCCACCGCTGCTGTATGTGCGCGGGCGGCTGGCAGCCGTCGACGCCTGGAGCGTGGCGGTGGTCGGCACGCGCTCGCCCACTTCCTACGGCAAAGAAGCCGCCCGCCGGCTGGCCGGCGACCTGGCTGGCGCCGGGGTTACAGTGATCAGCGGGCTTGCGATCGGCATCGACACACTGGCCCACACGGCGGCGCTCGAGGCGGGCGGGCGCACAATTGCGGTGCTGGCCTGCGGCGCCGACCTGGTGTACCCCGAGCGCAACCGCGCGCTGGCCGAGCAGATCTGCCAGGCCGGCGCGATCATCTCTGAGTTTCCACTAGGCGCCAAACCCACCCCGCAGATGTTCCCGGTGCGCAACCGGCTGATCAGCGGCCTGGCGCTAGGCACCCTGGTGATCGAAGCCGGGATCAGCAGCGGCGCACTAATCACCGTCGACTATGCGCTCGAGCAGGGCCGCGATGTGTTTGCCGTGCCCGGCTCGATCTTCTCGAAGGTTAGCCAGGGCACCAACCAGCTACTGCGCAATGGTGCCACAATCGCTACCTCCGCGCAAGACATGCTCGAGGCGCTCAACCTCAATGCCGCCACAGCTCAGCAGGAGATCCAGCTGGCCTTTCCCGACGACCCGGCCGAGGCTGCGCTGCTCGATCTGGTATCGTACGAGCCGCAGCACATCGACGAGCTGCGCCGCGCGAGCGGCCTGGCGGTGGCTGATGTCTCGGCTATGCTGGCGATGATGGAGCTGAAGGGGCTGGTGCGCCAGGCCGGCGCGCTCCAGTATGTGCGTGTGCGCGAGCTGCGTGCAGAGTACCTCGCAGCTACTCAGCCATAG
- the rplL gene encoding 50S ribosomal protein L7/L12, translated as MASDKVNSIIESIETLNVLELVELKKTMEEKWGVTAAAPVFAGVAPAAAAGGDSAAAPAPVEEQTEFDVILTNAGANKIQVIKVVRELVSGLGLKEAKDLVESAPKPIKEGVSKEEAEATKAKLVEVGATADIK; from the coding sequence ATGGCGAGCGACAAAGTCAACAGTATTATCGAGAGCATCGAGACGCTAAACGTGCTCGAGCTGGTCGAGCTGAAGAAGACGATGGAAGAGAAGTGGGGCGTGACGGCGGCGGCACCGGTGTTTGCCGGTGTGGCGCCAGCCGCTGCGGCTGGTGGCGATAGCGCGGCAGCACCGGCCCCGGTCGAAGAGCAGACCGAGTTCGATGTCATTCTGACCAACGCCGGCGCAAACAAGATCCAGGTGATCAAGGTCGTGCGCGAGCTGGTCAGCGGCCTGGGCCTCAAGGAGGCTAAGGACCTGGTCGAGAGTGCGCCGAAGCCGATCAAGGAAGGCGTCAGTAAGGAAGAGGCCGAGGCCACCAAGGCCAAGCTGGTTGAGGTCGGCGCCACCGCCGACATCAAGTAG
- the nusG gene encoding transcription termination/antitermination protein NusG, with protein sequence MTDRNDKQQTESEFQPDDGRHWYVIHTYSGYENKVRQNLMHRIETMEMQDQIFRVIVPTEEEIEIKNGQRRTVHKKVFPGYVLVQMRMNDNSWYVVRNTPGVTSFVGHGNRPTPLDDNEVKAILKQMEEEAPKVRVSYQVGQAVKITDGPFTDFEGVVDAIDHERGRVRVLVSFFGREAPVELDFLQVTRLVD encoded by the coding sequence GTGACTGATCGAAACGATAAGCAGCAGACTGAGTCGGAGTTTCAGCCGGACGATGGCCGCCACTGGTATGTCATTCATACCTACTCGGGCTACGAGAATAAGGTGCGGCAGAATCTGATGCATCGGATCGAGACGATGGAGATGCAGGATCAGATCTTCCGCGTGATTGTGCCGACTGAAGAAGAGATCGAGATTAAGAACGGCCAGCGCCGCACGGTGCATAAGAAGGTGTTCCCTGGCTATGTGCTGGTGCAGATGCGCATGAACGATAATTCGTGGTATGTGGTGCGCAACACACCCGGCGTCACGAGCTTCGTCGGCCACGGCAACCGGCCTACGCCGCTCGATGATAACGAGGTCAAGGCCATCCTCAAGCAGATGGAAGAGGAGGCGCCGAAAGTGCGCGTCAGCTACCAGGTCGGCCAGGCCGTCAAGATCACCGATGGCCCGTTCACCGACTTCGAGGGCGTGGTTGATGCGATTGATCATGAGCGCGGGCGCGTACGTGTGCTGGTGTCGTTCTTCGGCCGCGAGGCGCCGGTAGAGCTCGACTTCTTGCAGGTAACCCGCTTGGTCGATTAA
- the rplK gene encoding 50S ribosomal protein L11, protein MAKKVTGVVKLQLPAGKATPAPPVGPALGGYGINIMAFVKEYNEKTASQAGSVIPVEITIFSDRSFTIALKTPPAADLLRKAAGVDKGSGVPNRTKVGTISREQLRKLAEQKMSDLNAIDIAGAEKILAGTARSMGITIKE, encoded by the coding sequence GTGGCAAAGAAAGTCACTGGTGTCGTGAAGCTGCAGCTTCCGGCCGGCAAGGCTACCCCGGCCCCGCCGGTTGGCCCGGCGCTCGGCGGCTATGGCATCAACATCATGGCCTTCGTAAAAGAGTATAACGAGAAGACCGCATCGCAGGCCGGTAGTGTTATCCCGGTTGAGATTACGATCTTCTCCGATCGCTCATTCACGATTGCCCTCAAGACGCCGCCGGCTGCCGACCTGCTGCGCAAAGCTGCCGGTGTCGACAAAGGCTCGGGTGTGCCGAACCGCACCAAGGTCGGCACGATTTCGCGCGAGCAGCTGCGAAAGCTGGCCGAGCAGAAGATGTCCGATCTGAATGCGATCGACATCGCAGGCGCCGAGAAGATTCTGGCCGGCACTGCCCGCAGTATGGGCATCACGATTAAAGAGTAG
- a CDS encoding 50S ribosomal protein L10 encodes MPTQRKVESVADLTDKLQRTQLTVVTDYRGLTVAEITDLRKKLRETGAELIVAKNTLTLRAAKETGYAELEAFLSGPTALAFAFKDVAKTAKAINDFNKGPKKLVIRGGMLGNTMMGANLLDQVASMPSREQVLAQIVGGVSAPVSGVVGVINAAITNVLYALQARIDQIQPTGEASA; translated from the coding sequence ATGCCTACACAGCGAAAAGTTGAGTCGGTGGCCGACCTGACCGATAAGCTTCAGCGCACACAGTTGACTGTCGTGACCGACTACCGCGGCCTTACGGTCGCCGAGATTACCGATCTGCGCAAGAAGCTGCGCGAGACTGGCGCCGAGCTGATCGTTGCGAAGAACACGCTGACACTGCGTGCCGCGAAAGAGACCGGCTACGCCGAGCTCGAGGCGTTCCTGTCGGGCCCGACCGCGCTTGCGTTCGCGTTTAAGGATGTCGCCAAGACCGCCAAGGCGATCAACGATTTCAACAAGGGGCCGAAGAAACTGGTGATCCGCGGCGGTATGCTCGGCAACACCATGATGGGCGCAAACTTGCTCGATCAGGTCGCCAGCATGCCTTCGCGCGAGCAGGTGCTGGCCCAGATTGTCGGTGGCGTCTCGGCGCCGGTGTCTGGCGTCGTTGGCGTGATCAACGCGGCAATTACGAATGTGCTGTATGCCCTGCAGGCGCGCATCGATCAGATCCAGCCGACCGGCGAGGCCAGCGCGTAA
- the add gene encoding adenosine deaminase has protein sequence MSLTSYIAAMPKVELHVHLEGAVQPATLLQLAQRNQVRLPAQSVAGLRRWYTFTNFAHFVEIYQTLSACIRTPDDIELIAREFLAGQAAQNIRYSEVTYTAYTHYTQKGLPFADQLAALNRARSWAARELGVAIGLVIDIDRAMPGELSPTVADWAIGAMGAGVVALGLGGAEVGNPPEKHQAAFARAHAAGLPCVPHAGETGGASSIWGALRALGAQRIGHGVRCLEDAALVAELRDRQIPLEICPTSNMCLGVVPSMAAHPLPQLIDAGLCVTLNSDDPPMFNTTLTNEYIAVAQTFGWGAHELEQLTLNAVRASLLPAPQRAIYAREFTAAFAQLRAEHLSTM, from the coding sequence ATGTCGCTCACGAGCTATATTGCGGCCATGCCCAAGGTCGAGCTGCATGTCCACCTCGAGGGCGCGGTGCAGCCAGCCACGCTGCTGCAGCTCGCGCAGCGCAACCAGGTGCGCCTGCCGGCCCAGAGCGTGGCCGGCCTGCGGCGCTGGTATACCTTCACCAACTTCGCGCACTTCGTCGAGATCTACCAGACGCTCTCGGCCTGCATCCGCACGCCCGACGACATTGAGCTGATCGCGCGCGAGTTCCTGGCCGGGCAGGCTGCTCAGAACATCCGCTATAGCGAAGTGACCTACACTGCCTACACGCACTACACGCAGAAGGGGCTGCCATTCGCCGATCAGCTGGCCGCGCTCAATCGTGCCCGCAGCTGGGCGGCGCGCGAGCTGGGCGTGGCGATCGGGCTGGTGATCGACATCGATCGTGCGATGCCCGGCGAGCTGAGCCCAACCGTGGCCGATTGGGCGATCGGCGCCATGGGCGCTGGTGTTGTCGCACTCGGCCTGGGCGGCGCCGAGGTCGGCAACCCGCCCGAGAAGCACCAGGCTGCCTTTGCGCGCGCGCACGCCGCCGGGTTGCCATGCGTGCCACATGCCGGTGAAACCGGCGGGGCCAGCAGTATCTGGGGCGCGCTACGCGCGCTCGGCGCACAGCGGATCGGCCACGGTGTGCGCTGCCTGGAAGATGCGGCGCTGGTGGCCGAGCTGCGCGACCGCCAGATCCCCCTGGAGATCTGCCCGACCAGCAATATGTGCCTGGGCGTGGTGCCAAGCATGGCGGCCCACCCGCTGCCGCAGCTGATCGACGCCGGCCTGTGTGTGACGCTCAACTCCGACGATCCGCCGATGTTCAACACCACGCTCACAAACGAGTATATAGCGGTAGCGCAGACATTCGGCTGGGGCGCGCACGAGCTCGAGCAGCTGACGCTCAACGCCGTACGCGCCAGCCTGCTGCCGGCACCCCAGCGCGCCATATATGCGCGCGAGTTCACCGCTGCGTTCGCGCAGCTGCGTGCCGAGCACCTTAGCACAATGTAA